GGTGTACTCATTGGTTTAAGCGCCGTTTTAATGATGCTGCTATTTGGAAAAATAGCTGGAATTAGCGGTGCATTTGGTCAACTGATAACGATTAGCAAAGGTTCATTGAAAACAGCTGCATCAAGCTGGCAGTTCTACTTTCTTATTGGTTTGGCACTTGGTGGCTGGCTGTATAGTAAAGCTTTCGGTATTAACTTCGACATGCGAGAAAATTTCTCCACTAGCTTGCTTATTCTTTCAGGAATATTGGTCGGTTTTGGTACACAACTTGGCAACGGTTGTACTAGCGGTCACGGCGTTTGTGGCATCGCCCGATTATCGATACGTTCTATCCTAGCCACTTGTCTGTTTATGGGAAGCGCAATAGTTACCGTGTATTTAGTTAAGCTCTAAATGGATACTTAACTAGAAAAATACTACTAAAAATATTTGATTTGGAAGCAGCAGAATGAAACCGATCATTGCGCTAAGTATTGGCGTCTTATTTGGCTTTGGTTTAACCCTGGCACAAATGACCAACCCGCTAGCCGTTATTGGCTTTTTAGATATCACAGGAAAATGGGATATTCGACTTGCCTTTGTTATGTGTGCGGCACTACTTATTACGTTAGTTGGCTATCGTATTTTATTCAGTAAACTCAATAAGCCTTTGCTATCGCTTAAATTTCGTTTACCCAATAAAAGTAACATCGACAGTCAACTTATCATAGGTTCAATAATATTCGGCGTAGGTTGGGGGTTAAGTGGATACTGTCCAGGGCCAGCGATCGCAGGAATCACAATTAACCCAAGAGAAAGCCTCATTTTTATACTGGCCATGTTCGTCGGCGTTAAAGCTCATCACCTCAGCGTTGAAATTCAGCGTAAAGTTAAAATAGCCCAGTAGTCACATAGCTAAATTCCCAATTGCGCATACGTAGAAGAACTCTAGGCATAAAAAAAGCGAGCTCTGAGCTCGCTTTTTATTGAATCTTTTATTTGATATTAGCCATTTACGCGCTTGTTAGCAGCTTCAATCAAAGTAGCGTCAGTAATTGATGCCATTGCATCTTTTACTTTTGATTTTGGTAACTTGCTGATCATTAATGAACCAGTTTTTACTGCGCTTTTCTCTGATGCGAATGCTAATAAGTTTTGACCGTTACACTGAACACCGTCAAATACTGAACGAATTTTAAGGTTATTACTTTTTAGGAAAGAACGTAAACGCTTTTTGTTATCTGCTGACACATACTCACATAGGCTTTGAGCAACGTCTGAAGCGTTTGCCGCTGGAGTAACAGATACAGAAGAGATTAACGCGATTGCAGGAACTAGCAATAATTTTTTCATGGATTAAAAACCTTTACACAACAAGTCAAAAATATAAGTAAGTACTTGAAACGCACAAAAGGTCCCTGCTGCATTAGGTAGTACCGCTGTCGTAGTAGTTTATTGAACAGAAAATCCTGTTAAATAAAAACCTTAGACCGATAACTTTGCGTAGCACCCTTTCAGATACCTTGCCGTTTCTTGCGGCGCGAATTATACGCAAGGTAGTTTATTTAGCAAGCAGTTTTTTACATCTTTTTACTGTTTTATCTCAATGTTTTACCAAAAAAATTGTCTATTTTTCATTCAAACCCATGAGTTTATTAGCAATGCAGCATTTTTAGCACTGTGATAAAATGCGAAAAATTTTTTATATCGCTGATAAAAATATGGCAAACGTCTACTTAGTTGAAATTGATCAACAACCTATCGAACTCTATAAACTGCTAAAAATTGCTGATTTAGTGTCTGGTGGTGGTGAAGCAAAAGTATTGATCGCAGAAGGTTACGTATTGCTAAATAATGAAGTGGAATTTCAAAAGCGTAAAAAAGTTTACGATGGTGATTATATCCAACTAGGCGATAACATCATTGAAGTGCAATATGTGGCGCCTGAGTATGAGCCACAGTTAGTTGAATCTGCTTTGCAAGAAAATGAGCTGGTAGAAAGCGGACAAGAAAACAGCGACGGAGATGAACCATTTGCCTATCAAAATACCGAGCCTAAGCCACGCCAAGCAGCAACTAAACAGCAAGCAACAGGCGTTAACAAAAACTCAAGCAAATCAAAATCTAAAGCAGCTAAATCAAAAACTTCAGCTTTTAATAAAGGCAAGAAGAAAAATTCAAACGAGCCAGCCGACAGTTCAGGTAAAAAATCCGATAAAAACTCAGGGAAAAGGCGCGCTATTTCGTTTTAACACGCCAGCTATTTAAAGCCCCAATGGGTTAAGTGGGCTAAGTGGCTTAAGTGGCTTAAATTGCAAAATAAGCTATTTAAGCTTTTTCTCCCAAAATTCGGCTTTGCCCATGGCTGGATCTAACTCGTAACCTGTAAAGCCAAATTTTTCATAAGCGCTCATCGCCACTTTATTGCCTGTTAGTACTTCGAGCGTCACCTTGCTACAGCCTTTTTCTCTGGCAAGTGTTTCAACCGCAGCCAATAATTTTTGGCTTAAGCCTAAACCACGAAATTCACTATTTACCGCCATATCGTGAATATTAAGGATAGGCTTACAAGCAAAGGTAGAGAAGCTTTCGATACAGTTGGCTAAGCCCGCTGGCTGGTCATCGACATAGGCGATCAAGCTGGTCATAAAGTTGCGCTGTTGCAATGCTGCCGCCAAATTTTGCTTAGTATCCGGTGATAACGCTTCACCACCGCCCATGGGATCTTGAGCATATTGATCTAGCAATGTGATCAGCTCTGCCATTTGCTGTGCGTTGTGATAATCGACCTTACGTATTTCGACTGCCATAAATTTCCTATGTAAAACAGTAATATTATCGCAAATAAGCTACCTGCTTAGCACAGATTGTCAACCCTTCACTAGGCTAACTCAGCGACTAAACCAACTGCTAACCTTGCAAATGCTCGGCGTGAAATATTAAATGGTCATCAATAAAGCTGGCGATAAAGTAATAACTGTGATCATAGCCCGGCTGCATACGCAAGGTTAACTTGGAGCCATGTTGTTCAGCCGCAGCAGTTAGTGCCTCAGGCATTAGCTGTTCAGTTAAAAACTGATCGGCGTCACCTTGATCCACTAACATAGGCAGTTCAGCTTTATCTTGGGTGAGTAAGTAACTGGCATCATAGTTTTGCCAAGTTGATTTATCAGTGCCTAAGTAAGCACTAAACGCTTTTTGGCCCCAAGGGCAGCGCATTGGGTTAGCAATTGGGCTGAATGCCGAAATTGAGCGATAGGCCGATTGAT
The nucleotide sequence above comes from Thalassotalea euphylliae. Encoded proteins:
- a CDS encoding DUF6691 family protein, coding for MKPIIALSIGVLFGFGLTLAQMTNPLAVIGFLDITGKWDIRLAFVMCAALLITLVGYRILFSKLNKPLLSLKFRLPNKSNIDSQLIIGSIIFGVGWGLSGYCPGPAIAGITINPRESLIFILAMFVGVKAHHLSVEIQRKVKIAQ
- a CDS encoding RNA-binding S4 domain-containing protein, translating into MRKIFYIADKNMANVYLVEIDQQPIELYKLLKIADLVSGGGEAKVLIAEGYVLLNNEVEFQKRKKVYDGDYIQLGDNIIEVQYVAPEYEPQLVESALQENELVESGQENSDGDEPFAYQNTEPKPRQAATKQQATGVNKNSSKSKSKAAKSKTSAFNKGKKKNSNEPADSSGKKSDKNSGKRRAISF
- a CDS encoding GNAT family N-acetyltransferase; translation: MAVEIRKVDYHNAQQMAELITLLDQYAQDPMGGGEALSPDTKQNLAAALQQRNFMTSLIAYVDDQPAGLANCIESFSTFACKPILNIHDMAVNSEFRGLGLSQKLLAAVETLAREKGCSKVTLEVLTGNKVAMSAYEKFGFTGYELDPAMGKAEFWEKKLK
- a CDS encoding DUF3718 domain-containing protein, whose amino-acid sequence is MKKLLLVPAIALISSVSVTPAANASDVAQSLCEYVSADNKKRLRSFLKSNNLKIRSVFDGVQCNGQNLLAFASEKSAVKTGSLMISKLPKSKVKDAMASITDATLIEAANKRVNG
- a CDS encoding YeeE/YedE family protein, with protein sequence MVEVNSQVIVSALSGGVLIGLSAVLMMLLFGKIAGISGAFGQLITISKGSLKTAASSWQFYFLIGLALGGWLYSKAFGINFDMRENFSTSLLILSGILVGFGTQLGNGCTSGHGVCGIARLSIRSILATCLFMGSAIVTVYLVKL